One region of Termitidicoccus mucosus genomic DNA includes:
- a CDS encoding ABC transporter permease: protein MSLAKSAPAEIRIRPNQNWLGLDWQSLLHYRDLLYLLVRRDFVSKYKQTVLGPLWFIINPLITTVVFTLVFGRMIGITTDGINPILFYLCGLVPWTYFSNVLNSTSHTFTGNAHLFGKVYFPRVIVPFALSISHLFTLAIQLCTFLAVYVIYKLTGRADHLAPGPLLALVPVFILNMGLLGVGTGMLFSGLTAKYRDFHHLSGFVVQLWMYATPVIYPLSKLLEKLPADWQWLALLNPMTLVTDGFRLALMGAGTFAPVGYAISFGVSLLVFLAGLFLFQRTARTVVDTV from the coding sequence ATGTCCCTCGCCAAATCAGCACCCGCCGAAATCCGCATCCGCCCGAACCAGAACTGGCTCGGCCTCGACTGGCAGAGCCTGCTCCATTATCGCGACCTGCTCTATCTGCTGGTCCGCCGCGACTTCGTCTCCAAATACAAGCAAACCGTCCTCGGCCCGCTCTGGTTCATCATCAATCCCCTCATCACCACGGTCGTCTTCACCCTCGTGTTCGGCCGCATGATCGGCATCACCACCGACGGCATCAATCCCATCCTCTTTTACCTCTGCGGCCTCGTGCCCTGGACCTATTTTTCCAACGTCCTCAACTCGACCAGCCACACCTTCACCGGCAACGCCCACCTCTTCGGCAAGGTCTATTTCCCCCGCGTCATCGTTCCCTTCGCCCTCTCCATCTCGCACCTCTTCACCCTGGCGATCCAGCTCTGCACCTTCCTCGCCGTTTACGTCATCTACAAACTCACCGGGCGCGCCGACCATCTCGCCCCCGGACCGCTCCTCGCCCTGGTCCCGGTCTTCATCCTCAACATGGGCCTGCTCGGCGTCGGCACCGGCATGCTCTTTTCCGGCCTCACCGCGAAGTATCGCGACTTCCACCACCTCTCCGGCTTCGTCGTGCAGCTCTGGATGTATGCCACGCCCGTCATCTACCCGCTCTCCAAGCTCCTCGAAAAGCTTCCCGCCGACTGGCAGTGGCTCGCGCTCCTCAACCCCATGACCCTGGTCACCGACGGCTTCCGCCTCGCGCTCATGGGCGCGGGCACCTTCGCCCCCGTCGGCTACGCGATCTCCTTCGGCGTGAGCCTTCTCGTCTTCCTCGCCGGCCTGTTCCTCTTTCAGCGCACCGCAAGAACCGTCGTGGACACGGTCTGA